The following are encoded together in the Aciduricibacillus chroicocephali genome:
- a CDS encoding DNA translocase FtsK → MSNLWDKWKSKIKNVFTYEEEIIEEEIEYIENRLEQKAVQSSAPIKKEPAPRYNHNEAATKSTIRMTYQYPENSPYKPLPDPRADELPRRGERHSLIEKETIQEEPIYQVTAKRRRNTRQIESQVEHFDPIDSFERTERHERPDRAERPRKAYESVGKVEVGKRPFQPTEVPSPIYGFHPRNEGDGLPAFMHPDNTKTGLNEERNIEQLSKLPLEDQPLDAESHEYEKMNPIHSSLNKVNDKLEQEMAVDPVVEIPSSIEEERPSVISEQRRERKALRTESKVEQETAATEAPFNVIMNDTDKIHQAHKQYKREQEVKERFKQIVSEANQIPENMSKKGPEINFEKETARNPLPFHLLNDPEPTNDEDSIWVEEQKNLLEQTLAHFNVKGVVVNATQGPSVTKFEVQIELGVKVSKVKNLSDDLKLSLAAKDIRIEAPIPGKNTIGIEVPNPHAQMVGLQQIFESSEFQGSESPLSIGLGLNIEGKPIVTNIQKMPHGLIAGATGSGKSVCINTILISLIYKASHEDVRLLLIDPKMVELAPYNGVPHLVSPVITDVKAATAALKWAVAEMEDRYERFVKEGVRDISRYNDKVLKQGRPSDKMPFLVIVIDELADLMMVSPQDVEDSICRIAQKARACGIHLLLATQRPSVDVITGLIKANIPTRIAFSVSSQVDSRTIIDTNGAERLLGKGDMLFLENGSGSTVRIQGAFVSDDEIERVANYARNEAPANYLFEQEELLARVQVDEESDELLEEAIEFVIEQNNASTSMLQRHFRIGYNRAARLIDTLEQRGIINQQNGSKPRDVLVSKAQLEEMMK, encoded by the coding sequence GTGAGCAATCTATGGGATAAGTGGAAATCAAAAATAAAAAACGTATTTACATATGAAGAAGAGATTATTGAAGAAGAAATTGAGTACATTGAAAATCGATTGGAACAAAAAGCTGTTCAATCATCAGCTCCTATAAAAAAAGAACCGGCCCCCCGTTATAATCACAATGAAGCTGCAACAAAGAGTACGATTCGCATGACTTATCAATATCCGGAGAACAGTCCATACAAGCCACTACCGGATCCGCGTGCAGATGAACTGCCGCGTCGAGGGGAACGTCATTCGCTAATAGAAAAAGAGACGATTCAAGAAGAACCGATATACCAGGTAACGGCAAAGAGAAGAAGGAACACAAGACAAATAGAAAGTCAGGTTGAACATTTCGATCCAATTGATTCTTTTGAGAGAACTGAGAGACATGAGAGACCTGATAGAGCGGAAAGGCCGAGAAAGGCATATGAAAGCGTTGGGAAGGTGGAGGTTGGTAAAAGACCATTTCAACCTACTGAGGTACCGTCGCCGATTTATGGATTCCATCCTCGCAATGAAGGAGACGGCCTACCTGCTTTCATGCATCCAGACAATACAAAGACTGGATTGAATGAAGAGCGGAATATTGAACAATTGTCAAAACTGCCCCTAGAAGATCAACCGTTAGATGCTGAATCGCATGAATATGAAAAGATGAATCCAATTCATTCTTCATTGAACAAGGTTAACGACAAACTGGAACAAGAGATGGCAGTGGATCCAGTTGTGGAAATACCAAGCTCGATCGAAGAAGAACGCCCGTCTGTCATATCTGAACAAAGACGTGAGCGAAAAGCCCTAAGAACTGAATCTAAAGTAGAGCAAGAAACAGCTGCAACTGAGGCTCCATTTAATGTCATTATGAACGATACGGATAAAATACACCAAGCTCATAAGCAGTACAAACGTGAGCAGGAAGTGAAAGAACGTTTTAAGCAAATTGTAAGTGAGGCAAATCAGATTCCTGAAAATATGAGCAAAAAAGGGCCAGAAATTAATTTTGAAAAAGAAACAGCTAGAAATCCTTTGCCATTCCACTTGCTGAATGATCCGGAGCCCACAAACGATGAGGACAGCATATGGGTGGAAGAACAGAAGAATCTTCTGGAGCAGACACTTGCTCATTTCAATGTAAAAGGTGTAGTGGTTAATGCAACACAAGGACCGTCTGTCACAAAGTTCGAAGTACAGATAGAGCTTGGTGTCAAAGTAAGCAAAGTGAAAAATTTGAGTGATGACTTGAAATTAAGCCTCGCAGCTAAGGATATTCGTATTGAGGCGCCAATTCCTGGGAAAAACACAATCGGTATAGAAGTTCCAAATCCTCATGCACAGATGGTTGGACTTCAACAAATATTTGAGAGCAGTGAATTCCAGGGGAGTGAATCTCCGCTTTCTATTGGACTCGGTTTGAATATTGAAGGAAAGCCGATTGTTACGAATATCCAGAAGATGCCTCACGGACTCATTGCTGGAGCCACAGGATCCGGGAAAAGTGTCTGCATCAACACGATTTTGATCAGTCTTATCTATAAAGCAAGCCATGAAGATGTGCGTCTATTGCTAATTGATCCAAAAATGGTCGAGCTTGCACCATATAATGGTGTGCCGCATCTCGTTTCTCCAGTTATTACAGATGTGAAGGCAGCTACTGCTGCACTGAAATGGGCGGTCGCTGAAATGGAAGATCGCTATGAACGTTTTGTTAAAGAAGGAGTACGGGATATTTCACGCTACAATGATAAAGTCCTGAAACAGGGAAGACCTTCTGACAAGATGCCATTCCTCGTCATCGTTATTGATGAGCTTGCCGATCTGATGATGGTATCACCGCAAGACGTCGAGGATTCCATTTGCCGTATTGCACAGAAGGCACGCGCATGCGGTATTCATCTTCTGCTCGCGACACAGCGTCCTTCAGTAGATGTTATTACTGGGTTGATTAAAGCGAATATCCCGACACGTATCGCTTTCAGTGTATCTTCTCAGGTCGACTCTCGTACAATCATCGATACAAATGGAGCGGAGAGACTGCTTGGCAAAGGGGACATGCTCTTCCTTGAAAACGGCTCGGGAAGCACGGTGCGCATTCAGGGTGCTTTCGTATCTGATGATGAAATTGAACGTGTGGCGAATTATGCACGTAATGAGGCTCCAGCGAATTACCTCTTTGAGCAGGAGGAGTTGCTTGCTAGAGTGCAAGTCGATGAAGAATCGGATGAATTGCTTGAAGAAGCGATTGAATTTGTCATTGAACAGAACAATGCAAGTACATCGATGCTTCAGCGTCATTTCCGTATTGGCTATAACCGTGCAGCACGATTAATCGATACACTTGAACAAAGAGGAATCATTAATCAGCAAAATGGCAGCAAACCGCGTGATGTGCTTGTATCCAAGGCACAACTTGAAGAGATGATGAAATAG
- the ytpR gene encoding YtpR family tRNA-binding protein, which produces MNVFYNREGVGDVLIIPFKDGNREEIKTERTGDVAKITDHDGELLGYNLFNASKYVELDGKGQIALDEDKLSKIQQAFKDNGVKDKLEADFSPKFVVGYVKDKQPHENADKLSVCQVDLGDKTVQIVCGAPNVDAGQKVVVAKVGAVMPSGLIIKPAELRGVPSNGMICSQKELGMKDAPKEKGIYVLDESAEVGSPFEL; this is translated from the coding sequence ATGAACGTATTTTATAATCGTGAAGGTGTCGGCGATGTGCTGATTATTCCTTTCAAAGATGGCAATCGTGAAGAAATTAAGACGGAGCGTACAGGTGACGTCGCCAAAATTACTGATCATGACGGTGAGCTTCTAGGCTATAACCTGTTCAACGCTTCCAAATATGTAGAGCTTGATGGCAAAGGGCAAATTGCTTTGGATGAGGACAAGCTGTCAAAAATTCAACAGGCTTTCAAAGACAATGGTGTTAAAGACAAGCTTGAAGCAGATTTTTCACCCAAGTTCGTTGTCGGTTATGTGAAGGACAAGCAACCTCATGAGAATGCGGATAAGCTCAGTGTTTGCCAAGTTGACCTCGGCGACAAGACGGTCCAAATCGTATGTGGTGCACCGAATGTGGACGCTGGACAGAAAGTTGTTGTCGCGAAGGTTGGCGCAGTTATGCCAAGCGGGCTAATCATCAAACCAGCTGAACTCAGAGGTGTCCCATCAAATGGCATGATCTGCTCACAAAAAGAACTAGGCATGAAAGATGCACCAAAAGAAAAAGGAATTTACGTACTTGATGAGTCCGCAGAAGTCGGCTCACCATTTGAATTGTAA